The sequence tagttgagtgttttgcttctgtttttctatttgatttgattttttattgtgatctaattgttttgcttctgttttctatttgattttatattttattgtgttttaattgtacagcactttggtcaatataagtgttaaatgtgctttataaaatatatatatatatatatatatgatcacACATCTAATTGTAAAAgatctacagtgccctccacaattattggcacccctagtgaatatgggcaaaacaggctataaaaaatatgtctttgctgtttatcctcttggtctttcactcaaaatattcacaaaaatcttaccttttcattgaagtaaaattattgaaagaaaaaaaaactgttgacattaaataaatatttttccccaaaacatttGACTTTAATGAGATTCTGCATAAATAAATCTGACCTGCATTGGTGTCGCTGCAGGAACCATCTTGAGCAGAGCTCTGATTAGACTGCAGCATTTTCTAAAAGAGTCATATTTTTCTCTGCATGAATGCCTTCATAGTGTTAAAGCATCGTATCATGAGTTATGTGAAATACCACTTCATTAAGAATTCTCATGTTTCACACTGAACCAAAGGTGTTATTGACATACAATATACTATGACTGCATTTAAAGACATATGACAGTGGATTGGATATCAGAGCACATGGCACCTAATATAGTGGAATGCATAAAGGCTATTAAGATAGGTAAACTACTTATTTAGGGTGAAAAGCAGTTTGTAGAGGAACACTAAAAATTACCCACAATGTGCCATAAAATGTGGTAAATAACAGAAAAGGTTAAACACTCAGACGTCCTTTTATGGACACTGCCATACATGACAATGAACAGCAAATCATTGGCAGTCCTCAATACTTGGTCACTAAACATTAGGCTATGACATTCAGTAACTAATGTTTGAGATGGCCCTTTTACCACAAAGTGCACTTTCTAGGGTGAAGGCTGAAGCGCATTTATATGAATCAGATGTCTTGTACTAATTAACCATGATTAATCACATCAATTATTCAAATCACCCATGTAACAAAGTTCACTTCCCTTTGTCAATCTTACAGAAAGATGTGAATGTGGAAGCATGAGGCTTCAGTCAACTCTTAGTGGGCTATGTCTATGCTGCAGGTAACCTTGATCACTGCAGTAGTATGGTGGTGATGACCCTGGAGGGGAACTTCCTCCTTGTCATTCCCTTCCAGGTCATCCTGGCACACCTGGTGCTTCATGCTAGGGGAGTGCAGCACCTGCTGGACCTGCTCTGCTGTTGTCAGGGCCACCATCAGGGTCTGTGGTGCGCTGAGTCGGATAGGCTCCTGGAGTCGCTCTGGCTGGAGCCCCCAGACGAAGGCTTGAAGGGCGAACTCCTCTTGCATTGCGGCGTCGAAGGTGGGGTGTCGACGACAGGTGTAGAAGTGGAGATTGGCTGCGTAAACTTGTGCCTGGCGTCAGCCAAGATTTGTCGGCCGAACCAGTGCTGTATCGCTCTCTCAATGGACAGCCAGCTGGACCGCAACACCAGCTGGAGGTCGGTGAGAATCTGCAGGGTTGTGCCCCTGTCATCTCCACCAACCACATGTTGAATTGGGCCACCAGCTGTAACTGAATGAGGTATGTCTTAGGTGGCCCCTCCCTGTTGTAGCGCGGCAGCTTCATCTCTCCCCACCGAGGAGCCCTTGATGTCGGCTCCAGGGTAAGCCGCTGGAGAGGCGGCAGCTGTTCCCATGGTCCTTGGCACGGCTGTGTCCGCTGGCAGCTCTCGGCGGGCCGATTACACTGCTGAAATTGGTCCCAAGTTCCGTCGGGATGGTGGCGCGGGTGACCCAGAGCTCCCTCAGAAGCCTGGGCAGGGAATGCTGGGAATGCTGGCTCCATCTGTGGTTTTCTCCTGGCGAGCCCGGGGTGGGGACACGGTCTCGCGTAGTTTAATCAAGACTCTTGCAATAAGAGCCTTGGCCCGTGCCCTCTCCCACTGTAGCTGCGCAATGAGCTCCTCGATCTGTTGAAGAGTCATCATCTTTGgtcacttctgacaccaatgtaaTGTCTGGGTCCCTCttaggggcgtaactatagggggtgcagcaggtgcggtcgcacctgggcccgtgggtcttgggggcccatagacatatttatgtcaatctaaatagtctgaatagcctagtcgcattgccaaaaataactacaggtaggttagtgacctactatgacagtttcaagtgttataggccttacgccactgactagggcccatCATAaaagcctgcacctgggcccgtcgtaactatgTTACGCCACTGGTCCCTCTCTTAGTGTTGGAAGACACTTTTCATTTTGAGGCAACCTGGGCGGGAAAACATGTACGCACTGGGAGAAACAGGAGGCAGGGCATACAACAGTGACGATGACATTGACGTTGGAAAGATGACATTAAACCAGTGCTTGACTAACACAGACATTagacagcaaaacacacagacaaaatgataaatagtcacacacactacatcagacACAAAAGGAAGACATAAGCTGCATTATTCTAAAGGTAAAGGTTAGgaatttagcagacattttaaaccaaAGCCATTTAATGTTGTAGGACAGAACATTTGCAAACTGATAGAACAACCAGTCTCTCCTTACGCAGCATGCTGGAAGTTTTACACTCTACAATAATATATACAGTAGGTGATGATGCCAAAACACATTAGATAGGAATTTATGTAGCATTGTTGAATATACCCATTGCCTGTCCCAGTAAATGATCCTATGGCACACCATGACTAAAGAAGAAGTACACAGAAAAATTAAATAACTGCAGCTTCTGTTTATGAAACATTGACAGTATAAGTAAAAGAGATGGCTCTATATACTTTTGGGGGGTCCTTCCTTGCTTATGGCAGAACATTCTCAAGCAAAACTAACATGGAGAATTCTATTTTATGCTCATTGAGGACGGGGGTTGGAGGCGATTCGAGAACTATGATAATATCCAGTTCCAACTGGTCTAAACAGATCTGAACTGttccaaggtttttttttctgttgcaaAATAATACCGGCCTTGACCAAAATTAGGACCTTATCACTTGCATTACTGTGTAAGCAGACATTATTGCAGCTTCAAATGTGCGGATGTTTTCTGAAATAGATGCTTACCATCCTTTTTCATAGTGACTGCTATAATGTGCCGCTGTGGACATGAGACGCGTTTACAGTCAAGTCTTTCAATTCAAGCATTTCCGTAATTTAAAAGATGTTTCAGCAATCACGCATTGACATTTTCGGTTTCGCAAGTTCACTGAGACAGTTTAAGAAAAAATTTGACGAAGACACATGTTGATAGTACAAATGTATAACAAAATGTGGCACTTACGGGAACTGGACTCGCTTTGGAAAGTGTTTACCAAATCGCTTATTTAAGTAGGTATGGGAGAAATAGGGCGACCTCGCCTAAACTTTGATAATACAATTGGAATATTCATTGTATGCAGCTAATAATTGATGAAATGACTAATCCCAATTACCCTTGTGCTCCTGTCAAAACGCATCAATTGCGCAATCAAATTATTGCGCAAAACTTAAAAAGTTACACATTTGCCCCATAAAACGACTTCTGTCCATAACTTTTTACTAAAATTGAGACATAAACTGAATGCTAACATGCTGATGCAATCACATATGTGAGTTTCATGGCATTACAGGCATGATCATAGAAAGTAAGCAAGTTACGGCCGTCGAGATATTGCTATGGTCTACCTACAGGGGGCAGCTACTCGTCCTATTTAATTGCAGCAAACAAATTATTGTATGTATATAGCCTACTAAGAATATATATTGCCTATATAAGCCCATTAGTTAACCAACACAACTGCAAGGTTTCTGTTCATATTTATGTCTGGGATATGTTAAAGTATGTCCCCTTAACACTGACGACAGTAATGACTATATGTACATTAGTTTTGTGATCACATTAATTAAAAGTATTCCATTTTCAAAGGCCATCTTGTCGCAAGTTGCAGAATATGGGCATCATCCAGTCATCATCCAGGAGGTGGCATCATCCTTTGACAAGCACGCTTTCCCTTTAAAACGTCAAGGGAGGCGTGTAGCAACGTCACTGGACCTGACCAGTTCTGGACGGCGTGTGAGAAGCATTCGATAGCCTACTGAATAGCCTACCTGCTTCTTGTCAGAACTCGGTATAGTACCCCTCAAGAGGTCCCAAGGGTCCAAGTGAATCACCTACCTCCACTAGGCTCTGCAGGTACAAGCCAGTGGGAACAGCTCTACAAATCTGTGATGTAGTAATGTTATCGGGAGTCATCCATGCTTTTAACCTAGACTGACCTACACCGGTATTGCAAAGACGCTTCATTCGTTTGCTTGTGTTTGAGAGTTGAGGAACAGTTGCTGGCCTACTCAGAATTCGCTGAAAAGATATCAAGTCATATTCCAGATACAAATTTCACCGTGGCTGCCAACAGAGAAAGACCGTGCCAAGGACTATCACGAGGatatacatttatttcaagaaatatttgtgtgcCTTTACCTGATCGTCTTTGCTGCGCAACCTACTTGGACATTAAGCAAGTATTTGGACACTTTTCAAAGTGCCACACTGAATTTTGCACAGAGTTTTCCAGCACATGATGTACACAATTACAAGGGGTCCCAGCAAACTTGTTACGCAGAGGAGAACAGGTGAGTGTAACGTTACTCCTTGACCTCAGGGTGATCATTCTGTTGCATGCATATggtgtcattcattcatacttCATGTACTATTGCCTTAGCAACAGTAGTATATGAACATCAGGGAAGATTATCAAAATGTGCTTGTGTAGTTATATTCTAGCTTTCTAATGTTGGGCCAAGTTAAACAGTTTTTGTCCGAATCATTTGAATACCAACACtgtgctttataaacagtctaaCGTCTGTCTTTTGTATGCTTGTTGTGACTGtacttttttatttgaattaagGTCCAACACAACAGATTGACAACAAAATAAACGACttcaagcacaaacaaacatcttGGACAGCGACAAGGTGAGTAACATAATGGCTATCCATGCTAGCTCATTTGCTGTGATGCAAGTCTACAGTTACTGTTGTCATGTTGCCTACTGCCCACGACATGGTGAAGCAAAGCGAGGCATTTGCGTACACGTTGATAACACAAATTATCATCGTCATGTGTCTTTCTTCCAAGCTTTTCAGGATGATGCAGCCGTATGTCACTTGCGTTAGCTAAGTAGGTAATATTGTTAGTGAGCTGATCAAAATGCTAGTCGGCTAACTTCATCTGTATAGGCAGAATGTCATTTGCTTGTCGCCTATATCCGAAAAGTTGTTGTGGCCATGTAACCAAAAACGCGAAAATCTTGTTAACTTTATGCTGAAGTTATTTACGGTATCCTACTTAATGTAAGGTGATACTGAGCTGAGGAAGGCTTGACCTTGTACATGACAAGGTTACAGTGCCAAGGTGTTATGGTTAGCCAACATTGTCTGTGATTGCAACACAACCTAGCCAAGGTTCTCCGCACTTTTAACACACGTGAAACAATGAAACAGGTTAAGACCCTGAAATACAAATGCTGTCAGGAAACCGTATTCTTCTATGACAACACTATGTCCCCTCATCTAAGTTTAAATAAGAGATTGGATAACCTTCCTGATGCAATGTTaccaagctagctagctgtgcCAGCCAGCGGCTAGACAGCAAGCACTAGGATATTGGCTGTTACTTTGACACAAACGTTAATTGAACGAGTCAACGAAATGTATGCACATAAGCGGATATGGTTTACACGATTAATACATATATTCGAACCTTTCTTCGCAAGCTGGCTTACATTAGTAAACTCCCGAGGTAACTAGATAGCAAaatagcttgctagctaacgtcacgatagcgatagctaggACATTCTTGCTCGACAAGAGAAAACTAGATCTAACGTGAAGTACGACTTGCAAGAGATCGCAGGTAGAGCAATGTTCTTGAAACAATTACGTACGAAAACATTAACGTTAATCATTAACGACAGATCGCATCGTTGCCCCACTAGCTGCCCTAGCCACGGTCGCATGTCTTTCAAGCCTTTCGTAATTTCGTCATTATACAAAGTTTTGTAAGAGGAAGTACGGCAAGCCCGATGGCTCAAGTCTCACACGGCACAAATGCAACCTTTTGTAATGTAGGGTCCTTCGGGTCGTTATTAGACACATGCATTGCTCGCTGACAGATTCAGTAAGACCCTATTAAAAACATGGAACTCCTCACAcagtatataatacatatatgtcCTGTTATCTGTCCTCCCAGCTTTATCCATGTTAGGGTACAttttatgtgttcatgtttgagAGGAGTTACAGATTTATTTGATTTTACCATTCATCAGCTCCCCTGCACCCAAGATTGTGTTTAATGGATTAAACAAGAAgaaactccacacacaaactacaccaCAGGCAGATGCCCAGGCTGAAGGATTTACCCCCTCTCACGAAGAGAATGTCAAGTTTGTATATGAAGGTAAGCAGTCACAGTCAGAGAGCTATCTTTGAGCTATGTTCCCTTTTCATATGTTACCTATAAATCAACTTCCACAGAGGTAGAAGGTGTTCTGTAGCAACTGAAGTAGAGATCCAGCTATTTTACCAGATGTGTATTGAGGATtttatatctttgtgtgtgtgtgtgtgtgtgtgtgtgagagagagcaatcaATGAGAGTAAATGAGACCCTATGCAGATGAGTGAGACACTTTGCTTAGTATTTATCCTGTGAAAGGTACCAAGGAAtgacgtgtgtgttttgtatatgtgtgtgtgtgcgtcttgcgtttgtgtgtatatttttgtagcctggcaggaggtggagcagcagctgggagatggagatgcagcagcagcagcagcagcaggggacTCTGGAGCAGGTCTGGGACCTGTGCAGTACTCAGAGAGGACTCCCAATCCCCAGCTGAAGAGTGagtcctcttcttctcccccctctgctTCTCAGCAGCTCATGTGGTCAGATGGTGTCAGATGGTCAGCCGCCCAGTGCTCCAGTTCCTTAATTGCGTAACTGGATAAATGTGCATTAAtccagatgagagagagtgcggTGAGAGACTCTGTGGTGATTAGTGAAAGACAAGTGCATCCAGGAACGGGCTGCTGAAGTGTGTCTTAGCTCGGAAGTTCACACCATGCAGAGACATAGCTAATGTGAGGGTCACTTTATTTCAGCCCGTCTCAGTTTGAGCCCATTTGAATGATTCGAATTTGCATGAGCTTCCCTGGATTATGATCCCATGATTTTTGCAAGGAAAATATTGTGCGCTGTAGTTAGTATATGTTCAACTTGCAGGATCCCTTGCAATTGAGGAATTTGGTGAAACACCTTTTTTTGAAGTGGCATCATTTGATAAAACCTGCGGGAACATCTCACCTGTTCTTGGATCCTGTTATTTTAGTATCTCTCCCTTCCGTCtgctttcacagacacacagggggcAACAGGTCGGGCTTGTTTGTCCTGGGCACTTATCCTGTTAGAGATTTACAGGGTTTCAACAGATCTCCCTGGGCTTGGGCGGGaatatttcctctctctctgtctctctctctctctctctctctctctctgtctctctctctgtctctctctctctctctctccatccctaaGGTTGTCCTTTACGTTTCCTCTTTTTCGTTATATGTCAATAAAAATAAGTAACTGTAATATTTGTTGAAGCTCAAGTTGCAAAAGAGGAGTTCATATGTGACATGTCTCTGATCCTTCTTGCAGATTTTGTGCCGATTGATCTGGAAGAGTGGTGGGCCCAGCGTTTCCTTGCCAACATTGCCAACCTCTCGTGATTGGCTCAGAGGGGAACTGGCCCAGAGGATCTGGGGGGACTCCCCGAGTGAGGTGTGGGTTGGAGGCTCAgcgcttgggggaaaaaaggaggagagtCTTGCGCGACACAGAGGTGTTTAGGCTTTAGGGAAGAGCTCTTTAGGGCCATCACTGGGACACTGGCGCATTGCCACTACAACatctgaactctgaccccttTTTTTAGCCTTTA is a genomic window of Clupea harengus chromosome 1, Ch_v2.0.2, whole genome shotgun sequence containing:
- the LOC105907868 gene encoding MAPK regulated corepressor interacting protein 2-like; the encoded protein is MMYTITRGPSKLVTQRRTGPTQQIDNKINDFKHKQTSWTATSSPAPKIVFNGLNKKKLHTQTTPQADAQAEGFTPSHEENVKFVYEAWQEVEQQLGDGDAAAAAAAGDSGAGLGPVQYSERTPNPQLKNFVPIDLEEWWAQRFLANIANLS